The Pyxidicoccus sp. MSG2 DNA segment CCCGGGCGTTGCCCGCGAGCAGTGCTCCCATCAGGAGCAGGTTCCGAATGACGTGATGAACGCGCACCGCGGCCTCCCTTTCAGGACGGTCCGCGGATACTGACAGAAGGCGCCGCGAGGCTACGTCTTCTGCAGCGCTCCGCGCACGGGCTCGGACGCAACCCCCTTCTCGGGGCCCGAGGCCGCCGAGGTGACTTCCTTGAACAGGGGCTCGTTCTTGCCGGTGGCGGAATTGCGCGGGGACGAGGCCACCGGCTCCTGGACACGGGCCGCGACGGCCACGGCCTGTAACGCCGGGGTGACCGGGGCCGCCTTGCGGCGACGGCGGTACAGCACGTACGCCGCGACACCCGCGAGCAGCACGCCCATGACGACGTACTGGCCTTCCTTGAACTTGTCGATGAGGGTGTCGAGCTCGCTGCCGAAGTGGAAGCCGAGCCACACGAAGACGGGCGCGGACAGGAGCGCCGCGAGCCCGTCCCAGAAGATGAACCGCCAGTAGGACATGCCCACGGAGCCGGCGGTGAAGTACGTCACCGCGCGCACGCCGGGCATGAACCGGGCGATGCAGACGATCTTCTGCCCGTGTTTGGCGAACAGCCCTTCCACCTTGGCGCGCTTCTCGGCCGTGACGATGCGCGCGAAGAAACCCCCGCTGGCGCCCTCGTTGCGGCCCAGCTTCCCGCCCAGCCGGCGGCCGGCGAGGAAGATGAGGCTGTCACCCGCGAGGATGCCGGCGAAGCCCACCGCCATCATCACCGGCAGGCTGGCGGCGCCCTTGTGCGCCAGGAAGCCACCGAGGATGAGCGAGATGTCCTCGGGAAGCGGAATGCCCAGACCGCAGGCCACCAGGATGCTGAAGACGGTGGCATAGGCGACGAAGCCCTGTGCGTCGCCAAGCATGTGGGTGAGGAGTTCTTGCACGCGTTGTCCCGTCCGTTCACTTCCGGTGGGCCTGCCCGGGGTTTACCCGGTTCAGCCCATCCAGCGCCCAGGCATCAACCGGGCGCGGGTCGTCAAAACTCCGGGCCAGGGCCTTCAAACCGAAGTACCCCTGGCGGCCAGCCGCCTCGTAGGCCGCTTCCTGGGCGCCCGTGGCCATCAGCGCCAGCGCCCGGCTCAGCAAAGCCACCCCGAACTCCCCTACCGTCGCCTCCCCCACCCCTGCTGCGCGGGCCTCGCGGAGTGCCACCGCGCCGCCCGTCCACCTGCTCTCCAAGCGTGCACCCATCCGGGACGAAAGCACTCCCCGGGCGAACTCCCTGACGAAAGGCTCCATCTCCGGCCGCCGGGTGGCAGGTCCCACCACCAATACCCACCCGCGCCCCGTCTCCACCCTCCGGATGCTGCCTTCCGCGTCGAGCAGATTAACCACCACCTCCAGAGGCGGCTTGCCTTCTGGCAGGCCCAGGAGTCGTGCCGCCTGTTGAAGCGGCGCATCCAACAGAGGCAGCCAGGCGCGCTGTTCCGCACGGTACAGGTCCAGCGTCTCCGCCCGGAGCGCCGCCACCGGCCACTCGGCCTCCGCGCGGGCCAGCAGCGCTTCCAGCCCGTCCAGCCCGCGGGCCGTTCCGGAAGCCTGGGGCCCACCCAAGAGCCGGGCCAGGTAGTCCTCCACCGGCACGGGATGCGCGTCGAAGAAGGCCTGGGCCTGCGCCACCACCACCGGGGAGGCCGCCACCAGCGCGTCACGCACGCGCGTGCGGGCCGGGCCGTAGCGGTAGGCGGGCACCGGGTGCTCGCGGTAGCGCGGGCCGGCGTCGTAGCCCAGGCGGTTCAGCAGGGCGAACAGGGTGAAGACGCGGCCATCGGCCCTGACCTCGACGCCGCCAGCCGAGTACACGCTGGAGAACCAGTCCTCCGCCCCGGGCGCCTGCGCGAGCGCGGGCCCGGAAGCCCCGAGCAGGACGAAGATGACCAGGAGGGGGACACGCATGGGCGTGCCCCCGACGCTAGCACGGGGCCGTCAGGCGGCCGGGGCCTTTCCGACGAGCGTGCGCAGCATGTCCCGGTTGTCGCGCGCCTTCTGGCCGAAGTGGGCGACGATGCCCATCAACAGCTTCACGCACGCCTGCGGCTTGGAGGCCAACAGCTTCTGGAAATCCGAGGCGCGAATCTCAAGAGCCGAGACGTCCGTGGCGGCGGTGGCAGTGCACAGCCGCTCGCCCTTCTGGACCAGGGCCAGCTCCCCCAGGGGCTCGCCCGCGCCCACCTCGCCGAGGAGCACGTCGTCGCCCGAGGCGCTCTTCGCGCTCAGCCGCACGGTGCCCTCGCCGACGATGAGGAGTGACTCCCCCGTCTTGCCCTCGGTGAAGAGGGCGGTGCCCTTGGGGAACGCCCGGGGCACCGCGACGCCGGCGAAGATCTGGATGCCGGTGTCGGTGAAGCCCTTGAAGATGGGGCACGCCTTGAGGGTGGTCGCGGGCACTAAAGCCATGCGGAAATTCCTAACACGGGGCGCACGGGCCCGCGAGTCAGCGGCTCGCGCGGTGCTCGGCGGCGAGGTGGACGTAGTGCAGGGCGGAGAGCTGGAGGAACTCCCGCTCGGCGTCGGTAATCGGCCGCTTCACCTTGCCTGGAGAGCCAACGACCAGCGAGCCCGGGGGCACTTTCGTCCCGGGAGTCAGCAGCGCCCCGGCGCCGATGATGCACTCGTCCCCCACCTCGACGCCGTCCATGAGGATGGCGCCCATGCCCACCAGCACGCGGTTGCCCACGATGCAGCCGTGGAGGATGACCCGGTGGCCCACCGTGACGTCGTCGCCCACGTGGGTGGGGTGCTGCTCGGAGGTGACGTGGACCATGGTGAGGTCCTGGATGTTGGTGCGCTTGCCAATGCGGATGGGATTCACGTCCCCGCGCAGCACGGCGTTGAACCAGACGGAGGAGTCCTCGCCCAGCTCCACGTCGCCCACCACCTGGGCCGAGTCCTCCACGAAGCAGCTCGGGTGCACGCGGGGGGTGACCCCGCGGAACGGCCTCAACGCCATGACGTCACCTCGGTTGGGACGCGATCGGGCGGGACTGGGAACTGGAAGCTACGCCTCGGCGACGACGTGGAACGGCGAGGCAGCCGGAGCCAGGGGCAGCGGCTCCACGGTGGGCAGGGACAGCACGGAGAGCTGCTGGCCGGAGAGCGCGTTGGGCGTGGAGCGCTCCACCTTCACCTTCACCAGGGCGCCGGTGGGGGCATCCCCGTCGAAGTTGACGGTGCGGTTCTCCGGCGTGCGGCCGAAGCGCTTGGTGGCGTCGTAGCGCGAATGGCCCTCGACGAGCACCTCCACCTCCGAGCCCACCAGCGCCGCGGTGACTTCCGTGCTGATGCGCCGCTGCAGCTTCTGCAGGCGCTCCAGCCGGGCAATCTTCACCTCGTGCGGCACGGGGCCCCACTCGTTCTCCCGCAGGGCGGCGCCCGTCTTGGGGCGCGGGCTGAAGACGAAGGAGAACTGGTTGTCGTAGCGGACCTGCTCGGTCAGCTTCATCGTCATCTCGAACTCCTCCTCGGTCTCCCCGGGGAAGCCCACGATGATGTCGGTGGTGACGGCGATGCCCGGCCGCGCGGCGCGCAGCTTCTCCAGCCGCTCCAGGTACTGCACCACGGTGTAGTCGCGGCGCATCATCTTCAGGACGCGGTCGCTGCCGCACTGCACGGGCAGGTGGAAGTGCGGGGCAATCTTGGGCTGCGTGCGGAACGCTTCGATCAGCTCGTCGGACAGGTCGTGCGGGTGGCTGGTGGTGAAGCGCACGCGCTCGATGCCGGGAACCTCCGCGGTGCGCAGCAGCAACTGCGCGAAGGAGATGCCGCCCGCGTACGAGTTCACGTTCTGCCCGATGAGCGTCACCTCGCGCACGCCGACCTTCGCCAGGTCGTTGACCTCGAGGAGGACCTCCGGGAACGCCCGGCTGACTTCCCGGCCGCGGGTGTGGGGCACCACGCAGAACGAGCAGACGTTGTCGCAGCCCTTCATCACCGTGACGAACTCGGTGACCTTGCCGCGGGAGGTCTCCGGGTCGGCGCGCGGGAAGACGTACTCCTCGGAGTGGACGAAGGCGGCCTCCACCACGCGCGCGCGGTCCTCGGACACGCGGCCGATGATGTCCGGCAGCTTGGCGATGTTGTCGGGGCCGAAGACGAAGTCCAGGTACGGCACCTTCTTGAGGAGCTTGTCCTTCTCCTGCTGCGCGACGCAGCCGCCCACGCCGATGAGCGCGCCCCGGCTGGCCTTCACCGGCTTGTAGCGGCCGAGCGCGGACAGCATCTTGTCCTCCGCCTTCTCGCGGATGGCGCAGGTGTTGAGGATGATGAGGTCCGCGTTCTCGGGCACCGGAGTCGGCTCGTAGGACATCTTCGCCAGCACCTCGCTCATGCGGAGCGAGTCGTTGACGTTCATCTGGCAGCCGAAGGTGTGGATGAAGTAGCGCTTCATGTCAGAACCCTGAGGAAGAACGTGCCCTTATGCGATGCCCGGGCGCGGAATGCAACCTGACGCACGGCCCGATTCATCCCCGACTGAGCAGGCGCGTCATCCGGGTGTGCAGCTCCACCAATTCCGTCTCCCTGGCACGCAGGAGGGCCAGGGTCTCCGGACCGAAGCGCCGGCCCAGGGCCTCGGTGGCGCGCTCCTGCTTCGTCAGCTCCTCGCGAAGCCGGGTGCGCAGGTCCTCCACGTCGGGGGTGTTGGCGCCCTCCACCTGGCGGAGCTTGTCCTGGAGCTTCAGGGCGGCCCAGCGCCGGCCGCAGAAGGAGCGCAGCATGGAGGTGAGCTGCTCCGCCGCCTTGGAGTCCAGCCCGGAGACGCGCAGCGCCTCCGTGTGGGCCCGGCCGAGCGCGTCCGTCCCCTGCCCTGCCTCGGCGTGGGACAGGTAGGCCTGCTGGTAGCGGACCAGGGAGTCGAGCAGGGCGCCGTCCACCGGCCGGTACGCCATGCGGAGGGTGCGGTCATCGGCGGCGTCCAGGTTGGTGGAGCGCTCGAAGTTCCGGACATCCTGAAAGCCAGCGTCGTCGAAGAGGGAAGGTGCCATGGATTGCTCTCGCATCTAACAGCCCGGAGCGCCGGGTTGTAGCGACTCCGACCGGGGCCGTCGTGTCTGGAGGCAGGCGGTCGTTGTACCCTGGATAAATGGGAAATCGCGCTTGGAACCTGAAGCAGGGCCGCGGCTGTGGATCACCCGGTAGCCGCGGTGCAGGCGCGCACCTCACGCCGGAGCATCGTCAAGGCAGGTTGGCCAGATCATCCGTGAAGAACGCATCCAGCAGCGTGGGGGCGGGGTCCGTGCTGAGGTAGTTGAGCTGCCCGATACGAAGGCCCGGTAGCGGCACTGTCGCCAGCGACAGCGGAAATGGCCGGCAGTTCAGCACGCGCTCCGTATGGCGAGCCAACAGGTCCGCCTGGGCCTTGCCCACATTCCGAGGCTCCAGGCTCAGTATGGGGCGGGAGGTACGGCCCGTGGGGTATCGCGTCTGGGTCGTCACGTAGACGATGTACAGAGGCGCGAGGACGCTCACGGCAACGGCCCACCGGGTCACCTGCCTGTTCCCGTCCGGCTGCGGTTCCTCTTTGTAGAGCTGACAGCGAAGGCACGCGGACACGAAGGGTTGAGTTCCTCCGCCAAGGGCATGCTCTGGGTGGGTTGCCCGAAGGTCCTCGACGAAGGCCCCCCACTCCTTCCAATCGAGCGCCGTCTTCCACGCGTCGATGAAGCGCTGGTGCTCAGGCGTGCGGTGATGCGCGGGGATGGACTCGCTTGCGTCATCCTCCTCGGGAGGAAACCCTCGTGGGTAGAACTGCCCGGCCCAATCAACGAGTGTCTCTTGTGTCAGGTCGCTCATCGCCTGGAATCCATCGGGGTATCGAAGCGCACGGTTTCGATCCCCGGGGTGCGGCACTCCGAAACCCGGGCACCGGCAATCTCATCCTTGAGCAGTCGCTCGTAGCGCCTTCTGAACTGGATGCAGTGTACGGCAATCATCTCCCCCGGCCGCGCCGCAGCCAGTACCCATTGGGCGGCCTGATTTGCGAGCTCCGCCGAGAGCCACCGAGCCTCCATCAGGGGAATATCCCCTTGCTGGCCATTGCGCAGGGGCAGTCCCACTTCGAACTTGCAGACATCGGTGGCCCCCGAGTCGCCCTCGGTGACGCGCGCGTTGATGCAGACGGCTCTCCATCCATCAGGCAGCGCTCTGCTGTCCGCTTCGACCACCGTCGTGAACCGGAAATGCTCCGGGGAGATGCGTCCCGCGACGGAATTGCTCCCATGGGCACATCCATATAGCCCTGTTGCCATCCATAGGACGGCCACGAGTCGAGCCAGGTGCGTCCACCGTGGGCGCGGCGAATTCTGCATCCGTCACGCCGGCACGAGCTGGTCCGCGATGCGGGCCAGGTCCGACACGGACGTAACGACCACGGCCTGGTGGCAGTGCTTCTCGTACGTGAGCATCTCGCTGTCGCCGATGCCCCAGTTGCCGCGCTCCTCGGGGCAGATCCACAGGAGGCGCTTCGCCTTGCGGCGCAGGTCCTTCAGCGCCCACGCGTTGTTCGCGTTGTAGTTGTTCCGCCCGTCGCCAATCACCATCACCGTGGTGCGGCGGGTGATGCTGCCCAGGTGGTCTCGCGTGAAGTCCGCCAGCGCGCGCCCGTAGTTCGAGTTCGCGCTCAGCGACACCGTCTTGCCCGCGGTGGCCATGTCGATGGCCTCGTCGACGTCCAGGTCCTTGAAGTACTGCGTCACTTCACCCACGTCGGACACGAAGACGAACGAGCGCACGCGCACGAACAAGGACTGCAGCGTGTGCATGAACAGCAACATCATCCGTGACGCGTTCCGCACCGAGTCGGACACGTCGCACAGGACGACCAGCTCCGGGCGCTCCGGCCGGCGACGCCGGAACTGAGGCACCATGGGCACCCCGCCCCACGGCATGTTGCGGCGCAGGGTGCGGCGCACGTTCAGCGCGCCCCTCCGGTGTGAGCGCTGCTTGCGGATGAGCCGGCTGCGCAGCTTCTCCGCGAGTGTCCGCACGGCGGACTCCATCTGGTCCACCTCCGCCTGCGTCAATAGATGCAATGGCTTGTCCTGCACCGTGTCCGTGCGGCGGCGGATGCGAGCCTCGGCCTGGCGCTTCACCTCCTGGCGCGCGGCCTCTTCAATCTTCCGCATCGCGGCCGCGACATGCCGGGACACAATCTCCACGCCCTCGGGAGCCAGGCCGCGCGCACGCAGCTCATCCTCCAGGGACTTCATGTCGGAGCGGGCCTTCTCCATGCCCGCGCCGGCCAGCAATCGCCGAGAGAAGAAGCCGGCCTGGAGCGGGCTCTCCAATTGCGACAGGTCCAACTGGAGCGACGCCATCCGGAAGATCTGCGCCAGCCGCGCCCGGTCTCCCTCGAGGATGGCCTGCGCCAGCGGAGACATCTCCGGCAGCAGCTGCGCCATCTGGATGATGACCATCTTCAGCAGGTCGCCCTCCAGGTAGCCCTCTTCCTTGAGCTGGTCCGCCAGCGACTTGTCGATGCCCTCGAACGTCTTCGCCGCGCCGGAGAAGTAGAAGTCGAACGCGCGGTTGAACGTGTCCACGTCCAGCTCGCGCTTCACCAGCGTGGTGCGGAGCACGGAGCGGAACACGCCCCGTTCCTTCAGCCCCACCTCGGCGGTGGCGCGCAGGGCGTCCTGGACCTCGGACGTACTGACGCGCACGCCGTTCTGGCGGAGCACTTCGGCGAACTCGACGATGCGGGCATCCACCCAACCATCATGTCCGGGCCCGGCTCCGGCGCAATCCGGAATGAGGCAGGCGTGAGCAGGCGGTCGCTTCCCCTCCTGGTACACGCGGTGTAATCACTAAAATTCCTTGAGATGCAGATTAAGCGGGTATCGCTCCACTCTGGAGTGGCGCTCCACCCCGGAAGCAGCCCGCGCAACCCGAGAAGCCGAATACGTACTTTCAGTGCGGGTTGCCCTTCAAGCCTTCCGCTCGAAGGACATGACGGCTTCCACGTGGTGCGTCTGGGGGAACATGTCCACCACCTGGAGGGCCAGGGGCTTGTAGCCCGCCTCGACCAGCCCCGCCGCGTCGCGGGCGAGGGAGGCTGGATCGCACGCCACGTAGACCACCCGGCGCACGCCCAGGGCCGTCATCCACTTCGCCAGCCCGGGCGCTCCGGTGCGCGGCGGGTCCGCCAGGCACACGTCGAACTTCCGCCCTTCCGACACCAGCCCATCGCACGCCTTGCGCGCGTCGCCCTGGATGAAGCGCACGTTCCCCACCCCACCCTCGCGCGCGCTGCGCTGGGCCAACTCCACGCCCACGGGTGAGGACTCCACGCCCAGCACGGACGCGGAACCGGCCGCCAACGGGAAGGTGAAATTGCCATTCCCCGAGTACAGCTCCAGCACGGAGTCGCCGTCCCGCGCCGCCAGCTCGTACACGGCCGCCGTGACGAGCCCCACGTTGGCCTCGGCATGCGCCTGCGCGAAGGCATCCGGCCGCAGGTACAGGGGCACCTCTGGCCGCAGCGGCGAGTACGAGCGCAGCACCGGCTTCCCCAGCACGCGCGGCGAGCCCTCCTTCGGCACCAGCACCGCGCCCTCCAGCCGCAGTGCTCGCACCGCCGCCTCCGCCGCCTCCACGTGCCGCGCCGTCACCGGCCCTGTCAGATTCACAGCGAAGGCGGCCTTGTCGCCCTCGGCCAGCAGGAGCACCTCCTCGGTGTCCTTCGCCAGCGGCTTGAGCAGCGGAGCCAGCTTCCCCGGCAGCTCCCTCAACACGGGCGTCAGCGCCCCGCACTCCGTCACGGGGACGCGCTCATGGCTCCGCCGCCCGAAGTACCCCAGCGTCCCCTTCCCCGTCGGGTGCAGCACCGCGCGGCGCCGGTAGCTCCAATCCCGGGGCGCCACCAGCAGCGGCCGCACGGTGAAGGACGTCCTCGACAGATGGCCCAGGTGCTCCAGGGTGGAGAGGACGATCTCCTGCTTCGCGGCCCGCTGCGCCGGCTCGGCCAGCCCCAGCCAGTCACAGCCGCCACATTCGCCAGCATAGGGGCACTGCGGCTCGCGCCGGTCCGGCCCGGGCGTCACCACCTGCCGCAAGAGCCCTCGGAGCACACGCCCCTGCACCTCCAGGTGCACGCGCACGGTGTCGCCGGGGAAGGCGCCTGGGATGAACACGGTGCGCCCCTGCCAGGAGGCCACGCCCTCGCCGAGCTGGCCCAGGCGCTCAATCTTCAATTCAACGGGAGTCTCAGGTAACGGCTGCATTCAGGGGCTCGGTGGGCGGCGCCCTGGACCGAGCGCCACCTGTCACTTCCGGGTAACCACGGCCGGCTCGTCCGGGGGGAACTCCGTGCGCAGGCGCTCCACGAACTCCCCGATGCGCGACCGCTTCTCATCGTCAACG contains these protein-coding regions:
- a CDS encoding class I SAM-dependent RNA methyltransferase; translated protein: MQPLPETPVELKIERLGQLGEGVASWQGRTVFIPGAFPGDTVRVHLEVQGRVLRGLLRQVVTPGPDRREPQCPYAGECGGCDWLGLAEPAQRAAKQEIVLSTLEHLGHLSRTSFTVRPLLVAPRDWSYRRRAVLHPTGKGTLGYFGRRSHERVPVTECGALTPVLRELPGKLAPLLKPLAKDTEEVLLLAEGDKAAFAVNLTGPVTARHVEAAEAAVRALRLEGAVLVPKEGSPRVLGKPVLRSYSPLRPEVPLYLRPDAFAQAHAEANVGLVTAAVYELAARDGDSVLELYSGNGNFTFPLAAGSASVLGVESSPVGVELAQRSAREGGVGNVRFIQGDARKACDGLVSEGRKFDVCLADPPRTGAPGLAKWMTALGVRRVVYVACDPASLARDAAGLVEAGYKPLALQVVDMFPQTHHVEAVMSFERKA
- a CDS encoding gamma carbonic anhydrase family protein, which gives rise to MALRPFRGVTPRVHPSCFVEDSAQVVGDVELGEDSSVWFNAVLRGDVNPIRIGKRTNIQDLTMVHVTSEQHPTHVGDDVTVGHRVILHGCIVGNRVLVGMGAILMDGVEVGDECIIGAGALLTPGTKVPPGSLVVGSPGKVKRPITDAEREFLQLSALHYVHLAAEHRASR
- the miaB gene encoding tRNA (N6-isopentenyl adenosine(37)-C2)-methylthiotransferase MiaB — protein: MKRYFIHTFGCQMNVNDSLRMSEVLAKMSYEPTPVPENADLIILNTCAIREKAEDKMLSALGRYKPVKASRGALIGVGGCVAQQEKDKLLKKVPYLDFVFGPDNIAKLPDIIGRVSEDRARVVEAAFVHSEEYVFPRADPETSRGKVTEFVTVMKGCDNVCSFCVVPHTRGREVSRAFPEVLLEVNDLAKVGVREVTLIGQNVNSYAGGISFAQLLLRTAEVPGIERVRFTTSHPHDLSDELIEAFRTQPKIAPHFHLPVQCGSDRVLKMMRRDYTVVQYLERLEKLRAARPGIAVTTDIIVGFPGETEEEFEMTMKLTEQVRYDNQFSFVFSPRPKTGAALRENEWGPVPHEVKIARLERLQKLQRRISTEVTAALVGSEVEVLVEGHSRYDATKRFGRTPENRTVNFDGDAPTGALVKVKVERSTPNALSGQQLSVLSLPTVEPLPLAPAASPFHVVAEA
- a CDS encoding DedA family protein, with amino-acid sequence MQELLTHMLGDAQGFVAYATVFSILVACGLGIPLPEDISLILGGFLAHKGAASLPVMMAVGFAGILAGDSLIFLAGRRLGGKLGRNEGASGGFFARIVTAEKRAKVEGLFAKHGQKIVCIARFMPGVRAVTYFTAGSVGMSYWRFIFWDGLAALLSAPVFVWLGFHFGSELDTLIDKFKEGQYVVMGVLLAGVAAYVLYRRRRKAAPVTPALQAVAVAARVQEPVASSPRNSATGKNEPLFKEVTSAASGPEKGVASEPVRGALQKT
- a CDS encoding VWA domain-containing protein, giving the protein MDARIVEFAEVLRQNGVRVSTSEVQDALRATAEVGLKERGVFRSVLRTTLVKRELDVDTFNRAFDFYFSGAAKTFEGIDKSLADQLKEEGYLEGDLLKMVIIQMAQLLPEMSPLAQAILEGDRARLAQIFRMASLQLDLSQLESPLQAGFFSRRLLAGAGMEKARSDMKSLEDELRARGLAPEGVEIVSRHVAAAMRKIEEAARQEVKRQAEARIRRRTDTVQDKPLHLLTQAEVDQMESAVRTLAEKLRSRLIRKQRSHRRGALNVRRTLRRNMPWGGVPMVPQFRRRRPERPELVVLCDVSDSVRNASRMMLLFMHTLQSLFVRVRSFVFVSDVGEVTQYFKDLDVDEAIDMATAGKTVSLSANSNYGRALADFTRDHLGSITRRTTVMVIGDGRNNYNANNAWALKDLRRKAKRLLWICPEERGNWGIGDSEMLTYEKHCHQAVVVTSVSDLARIADQLVPA
- a CDS encoding Crp/Fnr family transcriptional regulator, whose translation is MALVPATTLKACPIFKGFTDTGIQIFAGVAVPRAFPKGTALFTEGKTGESLLIVGEGTVRLSAKSASGDDVLLGEVGAGEPLGELALVQKGERLCTATAATDVSALEIRASDFQKLLASKPQACVKLLMGIVAHFGQKARDNRDMLRTLVGKAPAA